Genomic window (Gammaproteobacteria bacterium):
AGCTGGATCGGCCCGAGGCGGTCTACTGCCATGGAGTGCGGATGCCAGGGTCCATGGCGGCCAGCGTCAGTCCGATCGTACGCGGATCATCGAGTGTGGCGAGGATGAGCCGGGCAAGATCGGCGCGGTGGATGAAGCCGAAGGCGTTGCGGTCCTCGCTCAGCAGGCCCTGCCCGGTCGGGGCCTTGCCGGGACCGCGCAGGCCGCCCGGACGGATGATCGTGTAGTCGAGGCCGCTGGCCCGCAGGTGGTCTTCGGCCTGGGTCCTGAGGGGCAGGCTCCGCCGCAGCACGAAGCGCGTGATGAGATTGACCGCGGGATAGCTGTCGCCGGCGCCGATGGTCGTGACCAGGATCATGCGGCGCACGCCGGCCGCCCGGGTGGCATCGATGATGTTGCGGTTGCCGAGGAAATCGGGGGATGGCTCGCAGCGCAGGCAGCCGATGGTGCTGATCACGGCCTGGTAGTCCGCGCTGCGCAACGCGGCCGCCACCGAGCTGGCGTCGAGGGCGTCGGCCACGACGAAGCTGACGCCAAGCGGGACGAGCGCGCTGCGATCGGAGCTGGCGCGCACCGCCGCGGTCACCGGCTGCCCGCGGGCACGCAGCGCTTTCGCCAGTTCCACGCCGAGCCCGCCGGAGGCGCCAAAGACCAGCACCGGCCGCGGATCCCGCGCCTGCGCGGCGGCGGGCGCCAGCTCCAGCACCGTGGCTGGCTGGCGCGCGCGCACGGTCAGCGCCAGGCCGCCGACCGCCAGCACCAGCAGCAGCACGAGGCCGCCGATGATCTTCAGCAACCGCTTCACGATGTGCATGGTCGTCCCCGTCCAGGTCACGAGCCCGATGAACTGTAACCCGAAACTCCGCGTCCGGCATCCCCGGCGCCCGGCGCACGATGGTATGGGTCAGCGGTGGCGTTGCGAGGCCAGCACGCCCGGGTTCATCAGGCCCCGGGGATCGAGTGCAGCCTTCAGCGAATCGAGCAGTGCCCGCGTCTCCGGCGCCAGGTTGTCGTAGTAGCGGTAGGTGCGCCCGATCTGGTTGGAAGCGACGCCGAGCTCATCGAACAGGTCCAGCGTGCGTTCGCGCAACTCGGCCACCAGTGCCGCGCCGGCGGGATTGGGTGTATCCGGCGGCAGCCCGGAGAGGAATGCCGGGTCGGCAACCGCCCTGTGCAGCGGCAGCCAGCGGTCGGGCCAGTGGAAGACCGCCTCGAAGCTGAAGGCATGGGTGTTCATGGCGGACAGCAGGATCGAATGCGTCACCCGGGCCGCCGCCATGCGCTCGCGGTGGCCGGCGACGAGCGCGTCGAACCGCTCGATGATCTGCCGCGCATCGCCATGCCGCAGCTTGGCGTTGAGGGCCAGCCAGCGCTCGCCCCGCGGGCCGAGCACGCCGTTGAGGTTGTCGAAGGGCGCGGCCCGGATGCCCATGGGGATGGAGCAGGGGATCTCCTGTCCCCCATGCCGGGCAAGCAGGCTGGCGCACTGTTCCAGGTCCGCCGCCAGCGCGGCCGCCGACCGGCCGGCAGCGACGAGGTGCAGCGAATACCAGCCCTCGGGTACCAGCTGCTTGCCGGCCATGACCACCTTCGCCCCGGCCCGCAACCCGGCGATGATGCTGCCCTGGCCGGTGACGATGCCGCGCAGCCGGCGCAGGTCGCTGCCGAGGTTGCTGGCCGCCATGCCTCGGGCCGTGGTCGCCGGGTCGAACACGTAGGCCTCTTCGCTGGCCCCGCTGCGGCCGATGTCGGAGAGCGCGGCGGCAGCGCTCCACACGTCAGGGAAGGCCCAGGAGAGGAAACCGGTGTGCGCCGGCCGTTCGATCAGCCGGAACGTGGCTTCCGTCTTGATGCCGAACGCGCCCCCATCGTGGAGGAACAACCCGGTGTAGTCCGGCCCGTGGGTGCGATAGAACGGTTTGCCATGATGGAACGCGGCCTGGCCGGTCCGCAGGATCCGGCCGTCGGCACAGACGACCTCGAGGTCGAGGACGTTGTCCGCGGCCGCGCCGTAGCGGGCCGTGCCAAAGAACAGCGCGCCGCCGGACAGTCCGCCACCCACCGTGGCCCGGCGCCCGGAAAAGGTGCCGAAATAGGGCAGCCGCAGCCCGTGGGGAGCCAGCGCCTGGTCGATGCTTTCCCAGGTGGTACCGCTGCGCACGGTGAGGACCATACCGCCGGCATCGAGTTCGACGATGCCGGCCAGGTCGCTCGTGTCGACGACTACCGAGCGTGCAGTGCCGGGGACATGGCCGCCGGTGTAGGAGAGGCCGCCGCCGCGAGGACAGATGGCGTAGCCGGCACGGGTCGCCGCTGTCACCGCGGCCGCCAGCGAGGCGGCATCGGCCGGGCGGATGGCCACGGCACAGGTCGTGCCCTCGGCATAGAGGTCACTGCTGAGCAACGCCCGCTCCGTCGGGTCGGTGATCACACGCGCGTGCCCCACGCATGCCGCCAGGGTGCCGACGATGTCCGCTGATTCCGCTCGGTCCATGATGCGCCCAGTCTACTGGAACGGTGGCGGACCACAGCAGGGCCGGCTTGTCCACGGCAGGTGCCGCTGCTAGGGTGGCGAAGCCGGATTCACGGCGTCACCCGAGCAAGGACAGGCCGATTCATGCAGATCCACATCATCCTCGAGCCGGACGTCACGGCAAACCAGTTGCGCGAGATCGGCCTGCTTGCGGAAGCGCAGGGGATCGCCGGCCTGTGGTTGCAGAACTACGCGACAGGTGCCGATCCGTTCATGAACCTGGTGCCGCTGGCACAGGCCTCGAGCCGTATCCGCCTCGGGGTGGTGATCGTCAGCCCGCAGGAGATGCATCCGCTGAAGATCGCCACATCCCTGCTGACGCTGAACGAGTTGTCGGCTGGCCGGGCCATGGTGACGCTGGGGCGCGGCGGCGAATGGCTGGGCGTGATCGGTGGCCAGTTCAGTCCCAAGGTGGCGGCCCTGCAGGAGGCGATCACCATCGTGCGGCACGCCGCCCGCGGCAAGGGCCGGACATGGGCCGGCTTCAGCGTGCCGGGCAAGCACTTTCGTGCGCAGTATTTCCGCACCCCCTGGGTGACCCAGGACCAGCCGGCACTGGTCTACGCGGGCGTCACGCGCGACCGCATGCTGGCCATGGGCGCCCAGACCGCCGACGGTGTCATGCTCGCCGACCTGGGCCTGCCGCGGGTGGTGGCCGATCGCGTGCGCGTGGTGCGCGAGGCGCTGGCCGCCACGGGCCGCCCGGCATCGGAGCTGCGCATCAGCGACTTCGTCGGCTGGCACGTCAAGGAAGATCCGCAGGCGGTGGCCTACGAGGCGCGGCGTGAGCTGGTGATCCGCGCCTGGCTGGTGCGCGAGTGGCTGGAGCCCTTCCTCACGCCGGAGGAGAACGACCTGGTCCAGCGCAGCAAGCCGGCCTTCGTCAAGGCATACCGCGAGCGCAAGGGTACGATCGAGGGCGTGCCCGACGAGATCCTGCGCAAGCTGATCGGCGGGCTGACCATCACCAGCACCGCCGATCGCATGGAGGAGCCGTTGCAGCGTCTGCAGGATTTCGCCGATGCCGGGCTCGACGAGATCTGCCTGCGGCTGCACGACGATCCCGCGGATTCGATCCGCATCATCGGCCGCCACGTCATCCCGCGCTTCGGCGGCGGCTGACCCGGCCGCGCCCGGGCTAGCTAGCGGCCGTTGAGGCTGTGGCGGCCCGGGCCGAGCAGGGCCAGCGCAAGTGCCGCGAACAGGAACATGCCCTGCAGTTCCAGGGCCCAGCCACCGGCGGGGCCCAGCACCAGCAGGTCGGCGCGGTGCACCAGCCCGAACGCGAACAGCATGTTGACGGCGATAAGTGCCGCGCCGATCGATGCGTACCATCCCGCGATGACCAGCAGTGGTGCCACCACCTCGCCGACGTACACGCCGTAGGCCAGCACGGCCGGCAGTCCCGCGCCGGTCACCATGCCCGTGATCGGGCCGATGCCGGTGCGCAGCTTGTGCAGGCCATGCAGCAGGATGAGGATTCCCAGCGCCAGGCGCAGGATGAGCTTGCCCCAGTCATTCATGGCGATCCCCCGTCCGATTGATCCAGTCCGTCGCGGGACAGCTCCCCGCGCCGCACCAGTATGCAGTCTCGCCGATCTCAGTTCGAGGGGCGGCTCCACATCCAGGCGAGCGCGATGGTCACGCAGGCGGCCGGCAGGTAACGCCACGGGCCGTCGAGCATGAACCAGCCACCGATCGCGCTGGCGGCCAGCGGCAGGGTGGCTGCCTGCTTGGCGAAGCGCGGGATCGCCTGGTGATCGATCCAGGCGCGAATCGCCGGTCCCGCGGTGGGATGTGCCAGCAGGCGGCGCTCCCACTCTGGATTGGAGCGCGCGAAGAAAATCGCCGCGCCGATCAGGAACGGCGTGGTCGGCAGCAGCGGCAGCACGGTGCCGACCAGGCCGATGGCAAGGGCCACGACGCCGAGGGTGCGATAAACCGGAGCCCTCATGCCGCGAGCTTCATCACCCCCAGGTAGCGGCTCTCCCCGCCAAGGTCGAACTGCAGGGAGAACCGGCCGGCGGCTGCGGTGACATCGACCTGGTAGCCGGTGCTGCCAGGCTCGAGGCGGTCGATCTTCCATTCACCGAAGGCATCGGTGACCGCACGGCCGATCTCGCGGCCACCCTGGCGGAGCACTACCTCGGCACCCGCGACACAGTCCTCGACGCCGGCGGCTTCCTTCACCACGGAGCCGCCAACGAAGCACTTGGTGAAGAGGTGCAGGTTCTTGTAGTAGACGCGCGGTTTCGTGCCGAGCTCGGGCCTGAGCACCTCGAGGCCTTCCTCGGCCCTGATGCGCTGCATCTCCTCGTCCTCGACCTTGACCGAGCGGAAGACCCCCGACGGACAGCCCTGCTCGGCGCGGGTCTGTGTCCAGCCGGCATCGAGCAGGTGCGCATCGAATATCCAGGCCTGCGGAATCTGCTTGTCCTCGTTCCAGGAGATCATGCCGTACGGGCAGGCATCGACGATCTGCTTCTGGCCCTGCGACTTCACCGGGTCGATGATCAGGATACCGTCGGGGCGCCTGGTGACGGCGCCATCCCTCGCGGCCTTCATGCAGGGCGCATCGTCGCAGTGGTTGCACATCACCGGCATGAAGTGGGCATCGACCATGGGGGCGCTGCCCCGCTCGTGGCGCTTGATCTCCAGCCAGTTGTGGCCCTGCGCCGGCTGGGCGGCGGCATAACCGGGGAAATCATTGCCGGCATGCTCGTCCTTGACCGCCAGGAAACAGACGCGGCAGTTGTCGCACTTCGCCACGTCGACGATCATGTTCCACTTCCTAGCCATTGGCGGCCTCCGCGGGCTTCCAGGTATCCACGCCGGTCCATTTCTCGATCTGGATCAGGGTCGTATTGGGCTTGATGCCGTGCGCCTTCCGGCTGATGGACTTGCTGGGGTTGAGCAGGTTGACGCAGCCACCGAGGTCGGTGGACCTGCCGGGCTCGCCCATCGGCCGGTACTCGGCCGATGCCGTCGCGGCACTGACCACGCCCGGATGCAGCCGGTCGGTCAGCTGGGCCGCGCACACCACCGAGCCACGGTGGTTCCACAGCCGGATCAGGTCATCGTCCGCGATGCCCCGCGCCTCGGCATCCTGGCGGTTCATGCGAGCCACCAGGTAGTAGTGGCCATCCACCAGCACGCGGTGCTCGCGGATGTCGCGCAGGCTGCTGCCCTCATCGTCGCCCATGACGTGGAAGGGATAGCGTGAGTGAGGGGTCAGCAGCTGCAGCGGGAAGTCTGCCAGGTCCTTGTCCCGCTTCGGGTCCTCGTACACGGGCATGTACTGGTTGAGTGGCGGACGGTCCGGGTCGTCGATGCGCTTGAGCGTCGAGGCAACAAATTCGAACTTGCCGGACGGTGTCTGCAGTCCCTCGAGGAAATTGCCGCGATAGTCGGACGGCAGCGGATAGGGTTCCGGTACATCCTTCTTGCGGCCCTCGTAGAACCAGCGGTTGGCAACCGGGGCCCGTGCCGTCTCGGGGTCGGCCGGTACCACGTAGTAGCCCTTCTTCAGGAACTGCCGCCAGCTGATGTGTTTGGCCATGTCCGAGGAATCGAAGGCGCGCTTGCACCAGTCGAGCTCCGTGGTGCCACCCTCCGAATACACCGCGCCGAGGTTCAGGCGTTCTGAGATGGCCAGGAAGATATCGTAGTCCGACTTCGATTCGCCCAGCGGCTCGATGCACTTGTGCTGCAGCGATATCACCCGGTGGTTGTTCATCGTGTACATGTGGTGCACGTAGCCGGCACCGACGTTGTACCACTCGCCGATGTCCCACTTCTCGAAGACCGTGCAGGCGGGGAGGATCACGTCTGCATAGGGCGTCTCGCCCTCCCACCACACCGACTGGTTGACGACGAACTTCAGGCTCTCGTGCTGGTACATCCGTACCCAGCGGTTGGCATTGACCATGGTGCCGAAGGAGGCGCTGCCGTACTTGTAGAGCATCTCCACGCGGACGTGTCCCGGAGAGGGATAGCCGAAGGGGAAGAACTGGCCCTGCACCGAGGCGACATCGGTCAGATAGCCCATGACCTTGCCCTCGGTGATCGCCTCGGGCAGCCACATGCGCGGAATGGCCTGGCGTACCGAGCTCATGGTGACGATGTGCGGCATGCGCTGGTAATTGTTGGCGGCATTGGCGCTGTACTGCAGGTCGCCGGAGAAGCTGCCCTCGGCGTAGCCGGGGAAGTAGAAGTTGTAGTCGAGCGGGGTGCCATACTGCAGGTTGCCGAAATTGGAACCGGGCCGGCCGAAACCCTGCATGGCACCGAGGATGGCCATCATCCGTGCCCACTGCATGCCCATCGGGCCGCGGCAGGCGCCGCCCACGCCCACGCCCCAGGCGCCGACACCGAGGTAGGTTTTCTTCGTGCCCCATTCGCGGGCCAGGGCGCGCGCCTCGCGTGCCGGCACGCCGGTCTCCTTTTCCTGCCACTCCGGCGTCTTCGGGATGCCGTCGGTTTCGCCGAGGATATAGGCCTTCCACTCGTCGAAGCCCGTGGTGCGCTTCTCGACGAAATCCCTGTCGTACAGGCCTTCCGTGATCCACACATGGCACAGTGACTGGGCGAGGGCGGCATCGGTGCCCGGCTTCAGCGAGATCCACTTGCCGCCGAGGTGGGCCGCCGTGTGGTTGTAGAAGGGATCCACGTGCACCATCTTGATGCCGAGTTCCTTGGCCCAGGCGCGGCGCTGCATGCCTTCGAAGCCGTAGTTGGCGTCCGGGTCACTGGACCAGAACACCATCATCTCGGCTTCCTTGAGGCAGTCCTCGACGGTGCCGTAGAACTCCGGGCAGCCCAGGCGCAGGCTGTTGCCCCAGTGGTGCATGGCGCCCCAGTACCAGCCTTCCCAGCTGTCGGGGTTGTGCACGAGCTTGGTGACGCCGATCAGGTTCCAGAAGCGGTTGAACGCCGAAAGGTAGTGGCCGAGGTTGCCCCACTGGTGGTGCGAGCCGTTGGAGACGCAGATGGCACCGGGGCCCACCGCCTTGGCGCGCTTGATCTCCTTGCTGACGATGTCGAGCGCCTCGTCCCAGCTGATGCGCACGAACTTCGACTTGCCGCGGTTCTGGATGTTGCGGTTGCCATCCGGGTCGAAGTCCACCCGTTTCATGGGATGCAGAATGCGATTCTTCGAGTAGACCATCGACTTCTGGCACTGGGCGTGCGAGGCAATGGTCGCCTTGCGCGGCGGGGTGAAGCTCCGGCCCCGGGCATGGATGGACCAGGATGGCGCGTCGCTGTCCTCGAAGTCCATGGGCGTGGTGCGCAGGATCTTGCCGTCCTTGACGTAGACGAACAGCGGCCCGCCGTTGGTGCCGTTGGTGTAGCGCGTGACGCCGTCGCCCATGTCGGTGCCGGCCGTCCAGGTCACCGATTCCAGGCGGGCGAGGGTCGCCATGAACCAGACCGCCAGGTCGTCGGGCCCCTCGAGCCCGATCTTGAAATTCTTCGCTGCGTCGATGCGCTCGAGCAGGTCCACCGGTGGAGTCAGGAAGCTTTCCGCGATTGCCTGGTTCTTGAAGTGGATGTCGAGGTCCGGCTTCGGGTGGATGCCGGAGCGGGTGCGGATGCGGCCGTTCTCGAGCTGGATCCAGCGGCCCACCGGCTTGTCCCGCAGCCGGAACTGGGCGACCAGGTTGCGTTCCTTCAGCCGTGCGGCGTACTCGGGGTACAGCTTCGCGGCGGCGCGCATGGCCTGCGGAATGCCCCACAGCAGCACTGACAGCTTCATGACACTCTCCTGGGACTGGTGAGTCGGATTCTACGGTTTCGGGCCCGGCGGGCGTCGGCAAATATCAACGCCCGGGGTGGCGGTGCGGCATCGCGCCTAGAGGCGCTGGAACAGCTCCTGCAGCGCGCCGCTGCCCGGGTTGCGCACCACCATCGCCAGGCAGCGGCCGCGCCCCGGAAGGTCGATCTTCACCGGGTCGGTGAAGATCTCCGTGCCGATGGCGGCACAGGCTCTTGCGGTCGCCGCCAGATCCGCCACTTCGAACGACTGCGCCAGGTAGCCGATATTGGGTGGGACGGCATCGGCAACCAGGGAGGGGACTTCGTAGTTGAGTGCCGCCGCCAGCGCGATCTTGCCGTATTCGTGGTTGCCCTGGACGATCACGCTGCGGGTACGCGCTTCCTCCGGCAGGCTCAGGGCCCGGTTGGTGACGGCGCCCTGCAGCACCGATTCCACGAACAGCGTCATCT
Coding sequences:
- a CDS encoding DoxX family protein: MNDWGKLILRLALGILILLHGLHKLRTGIGPITGMVTGAGLPAVLAYGVYVGEVVAPLLVIAGWYASIGAALIAVNMLFAFGLVHRADLLVLGPAGGWALELQGMFLFAALALALLGPGRHSLNGR
- a CDS encoding molybdopterin-dependent oxidoreductase, which gives rise to MKLSVLLWGIPQAMRAAAKLYPEYAARLKERNLVAQFRLRDKPVGRWIQLENGRIRTRSGIHPKPDLDIHFKNQAIAESFLTPPVDLLERIDAAKNFKIGLEGPDDLAVWFMATLARLESVTWTAGTDMGDGVTRYTNGTNGGPLFVYVKDGKILRTTPMDFEDSDAPSWSIHARGRSFTPPRKATIASHAQCQKSMVYSKNRILHPMKRVDFDPDGNRNIQNRGKSKFVRISWDEALDIVSKEIKRAKAVGPGAICVSNGSHHQWGNLGHYLSAFNRFWNLIGVTKLVHNPDSWEGWYWGAMHHWGNSLRLGCPEFYGTVEDCLKEAEMMVFWSSDPDANYGFEGMQRRAWAKELGIKMVHVDPFYNHTAAHLGGKWISLKPGTDAALAQSLCHVWITEGLYDRDFVEKRTTGFDEWKAYILGETDGIPKTPEWQEKETGVPAREARALAREWGTKKTYLGVGAWGVGVGGACRGPMGMQWARMMAILGAMQGFGRPGSNFGNLQYGTPLDYNFYFPGYAEGSFSGDLQYSANAANNYQRMPHIVTMSSVRQAIPRMWLPEAITEGKVMGYLTDVASVQGQFFPFGYPSPGHVRVEMLYKYGSASFGTMVNANRWVRMYQHESLKFVVNQSVWWEGETPYADVILPACTVFEKWDIGEWYNVGAGYVHHMYTMNNHRVISLQHKCIEPLGESKSDYDIFLAISERLNLGAVYSEGGTTELDWCKRAFDSSDMAKHISWRQFLKKGYYVVPADPETARAPVANRWFYEGRKKDVPEPYPLPSDYRGNFLEGLQTPSGKFEFVASTLKRIDDPDRPPLNQYMPVYEDPKRDKDLADFPLQLLTPHSRYPFHVMGDDEGSSLRDIREHRVLVDGHYYLVARMNRQDAEARGIADDDLIRLWNHRGSVVCAAQLTDRLHPGVVSAATASAEYRPMGEPGRSTDLGGCVNLLNPSKSISRKAHGIKPNTTLIQIEKWTGVDTWKPAEAANG
- a CDS encoding YbaN family protein, producing the protein MRAPVYRTLGVVALAIGLVGTVLPLLPTTPFLIGAAIFFARSNPEWERRLLAHPTAGPAIRAWIDHQAIPRFAKQAATLPLAASAIGGWFMLDGPWRYLPAACVTIALAWMWSRPSN
- a CDS encoding SDR family oxidoreductase; amino-acid sequence: MHIVKRLLKIIGGLVLLLVLAVGGLALTVRARQPATVLELAPAAAQARDPRPVLVFGASGGLGVELAKALRARGQPVTAAVRASSDRSALVPLGVSFVVADALDASSVAAALRSADYQAVISTIGCLRCEPSPDFLGNRNIIDATRAAGVRRMILVTTIGAGDSYPAVNLITRFVLRRSLPLRTQAEDHLRASGLDYTIIRPGGLRGPGKAPTGQGLLSEDRNAFGFIHRADLARLILATLDDPRTIGLTLAAMDPGIRTPWQ
- a CDS encoding FAD-binding oxidoreductase, which translates into the protein MDRAESADIVGTLAACVGHARVITDPTERALLSSDLYAEGTTCAVAIRPADAASLAAAVTAATRAGYAICPRGGGLSYTGGHVPGTARSVVVDTSDLAGIVELDAGGMVLTVRSGTTWESIDQALAPHGLRLPYFGTFSGRRATVGGGLSGGALFFGTARYGAAADNVLDLEVVCADGRILRTGQAAFHHGKPFYRTHGPDYTGLFLHDGGAFGIKTEATFRLIERPAHTGFLSWAFPDVWSAAAALSDIGRSGASEEAYVFDPATTARGMAASNLGSDLRRLRGIVTGQGSIIAGLRAGAKVVMAGKQLVPEGWYSLHLVAAGRSAAALAADLEQCASLLARHGGQEIPCSIPMGIRAAPFDNLNGVLGPRGERWLALNAKLRHGDARQIIERFDALVAGHRERMAAARVTHSILLSAMNTHAFSFEAVFHWPDRWLPLHRAVADPAFLSGLPPDTPNPAGAALVAELRERTLDLFDELGVASNQIGRTYRYYDNLAPETRALLDSLKAALDPRGLMNPGVLASQRHR
- a CDS encoding LLM class flavin-dependent oxidoreductase, translated to MQIHIILEPDVTANQLREIGLLAEAQGIAGLWLQNYATGADPFMNLVPLAQASSRIRLGVVIVSPQEMHPLKIATSLLTLNELSAGRAMVTLGRGGEWLGVIGGQFSPKVAALQEAITIVRHAARGKGRTWAGFSVPGKHFRAQYFRTPWVTQDQPALVYAGVTRDRMLAMGAQTADGVMLADLGLPRVVADRVRVVREALAATGRPASELRISDFVGWHVKEDPQAVAYEARRELVIRAWLVREWLEPFLTPEENDLVQRSKPAFVKAYRERKGTIEGVPDEILRKLIGGLTITSTADRMEEPLQRLQDFADAGLDEICLRLHDDPADSIRIIGRHVIPRFGGG
- a CDS encoding oxidoreductase, with amino-acid sequence MARKWNMIVDVAKCDNCRVCFLAVKDEHAGNDFPGYAAAQPAQGHNWLEIKRHERGSAPMVDAHFMPVMCNHCDDAPCMKAARDGAVTRRPDGILIIDPVKSQGQKQIVDACPYGMISWNEDKQIPQAWIFDAHLLDAGWTQTRAEQGCPSGVFRSVKVEDEEMQRIRAEEGLEVLRPELGTKPRVYYKNLHLFTKCFVGGSVVKEAAGVEDCVAGAEVVLRQGGREIGRAVTDAFGEWKIDRLEPGSTGYQVDVTAAAGRFSLQFDLGGESRYLGVMKLAA